In Isoptericola jiangsuensis, the following proteins share a genomic window:
- the hisI gene encoding phosphoribosyl-AMP cyclohydrolase, which translates to MQNQTSLDPSVADRLKRDEHGLVAAIVQQHDTGDVLMLGWMDDEALHRTLTTGRVTFWSRSRGEYWRKGDTSGHRQYVRSVAIDCDGDALLVRVDQVGAACHTGTRTCFEAGGALPAVVGHRDPEENR; encoded by the coding sequence CGCCGACCGCCTCAAGCGTGACGAGCACGGGCTCGTCGCGGCGATCGTGCAGCAGCACGACACCGGTGACGTGCTCATGCTCGGCTGGATGGACGACGAGGCCCTGCACCGCACGCTGACCACGGGCCGGGTGACGTTCTGGAGCCGGTCCCGCGGCGAGTACTGGCGCAAGGGGGACACCTCCGGCCACCGTCAGTACGTCCGCTCCGTCGCGATCGACTGCGACGGTGACGCCCTGCTCGTGCGCGTCGACCAGGTGGGCGCCGCGTGCCACACCGGGACCCGCACCTGCTTCGAGGCCGGCGGCGCGCTGCCCGCCGTCGTCGGCCACCGCGACCCCGAGGAGAACCGGTGA